A stretch of Bacteroidota bacterium DNA encodes these proteins:
- a CDS encoding MCE family protein — MKKNTGNNIKLGAFVSVGIVLLIAAIYMIGSRQHLFSTTFRLSAVFTDIAGLQVGGNVRFSGINVGVIESIEQVTDTTVQVDMQIAERSRKFIKENAVAIVASDGLVGDKIISIKAGKPGMSEVANNDFIATLQQVGFDDVMVDLKRTSENAVIITEDLAFILENLAAGNGAIGKLLFDSAFSEQMEGALVNLKEGAGGFKDNMDAAKHSVLLKGYLKKKEKMKAKAAEEKAAAAQEAKEAKETPEADAKPARVKRNVIGKD, encoded by the coding sequence ATGAAAAAGAATACCGGAAACAATATTAAGTTAGGTGCATTTGTCTCTGTCGGCATTGTCTTGCTGATCGCAGCGATTTACATGATTGGCTCAAGGCAGCATTTATTTAGTACAACATTCAGGCTCAGTGCAGTATTTACCGATATCGCAGGTCTTCAAGTCGGGGGAAATGTGCGGTTTTCGGGTATCAATGTGGGGGTGATCGAATCCATCGAACAAGTCACGGATACCACAGTGCAAGTCGATATGCAAATTGCGGAGCGGAGTCGCAAGTTTATCAAGGAAAATGCCGTTGCAATCGTGGCTTCCGATGGCTTGGTGGGGGATAAGATTATTTCCATCAAGGCGGGAAAGCCGGGCATGTCGGAAGTAGCCAACAATGATTTCATTGCAACCTTGCAACAGGTGGGTTTTGACGACGTGATGGTCGATTTGAAAAGGACAAGCGAGAATGCTGTCATCATCACGGAGGACCTTGCGTTTATTCTGGAAAACCTGGCAGCGGGCAACGGAGCCATCGGCAAATTGCTGTTTGACAGTGCATTTTCCGAGCAAATGGAAGGCGCCTTGGTCAACCTCAAAGAAGGTGCCGGAGGATTTAAGGACAATATGGATGCCGCCAAACACAGCGTTTTGCTCAAGGGCTATCTCAAGAAAAAGGAAAAGATGAAAGCCAAAGCCGCCGAAGAAAAGGCTGCAGCAGCCCAAGAAGCTAAAGAGGCTAAAGAAACCCCCGAAGCAGACGCCAAACCCGCAAGGGTGAAGCGCAATGTGATCGGGAAGGATTGA